A part of Rhodomicrobium lacus genomic DNA contains:
- a CDS encoding mobile mystery protein A: MSIKRAVREQYQAIVDRAAGQTIGLRVPPEGWLRTMRKALGMSGAQLGRRMGLTRARIAAAEHAELSGAITLKSMQAAAEAMGCRFVYAVVPQTTVEEAVGAQARKKALAIVHAASGHMALESQTLPDDRIARQVTRLAEDLSRAMPPDFWEDK; the protein is encoded by the coding sequence GCGCAGCAGGTCAGACGATTGGCCTTCGCGTGCCGCCCGAAGGCTGGCTTCGCACAATGCGCAAGGCGCTCGGGATGTCTGGCGCACAGCTGGGACGGCGAATGGGTCTGACACGGGCGCGGATCGCCGCCGCTGAACACGCGGAACTCTCCGGAGCGATAACGCTGAAATCGATGCAGGCTGCCGCAGAAGCCATGGGATGCCGCTTCGTCTATGCTGTCGTGCCGCAAACGACCGTTGAAGAGGCGGTAGGGGCACAAGCCAGAAAGAAGGCTTTAGCCATCGTTCATGCCGCCAGCGGTCATATGGCGCTCGAAAGCCAGACACTTCCAGACGACAGGATTGCGAGACAGGTCACTCGGCTTGCGGAAGATCTTTCGCGCGCGATGCCGCCTGATTTCTGGGAGGACAAATGA